The following coding sequences lie in one Pseudomonadota bacterium genomic window:
- the dnaJ gene encoding molecular chaperone DnaJ encodes MSKRDLYEVLNVSRTADQETIKKAFRKLALLYHPDRNPGNKEAEEKFREATSAYEILSDEDKRAAYDRYGMRAFEQGGHSSQTYEFSGTDFSSIFEEMFRDMTGGSSQRPQPQNSRGSDIKYDLEIPLEHIFKESRPEISLRTLVTCDTCDGTGQTDKSVAETCHHCYGSGRQRVQQGFFMMERTCTSCQGTGALIQNPCTTCKGQGRLTKTKKISINIPAGIEEGTRLRIRGEGEAGLRRGTAGDLYVFVSILPHPFFEREGADLFCSVPLPMTKAALGDKIDVPTIEGGKATITVPEGTQSGQHLRLKGKGMPILQRSSRGDLIVEVIVETPQNLTKKQKDILREFDAQSKTKKVSPQSQSFLEKMKRLWA; translated from the coding sequence ATGTCAAAACGTGATCTTTATGAAGTTTTAAATGTCTCTCGTACAGCAGACCAAGAAACTATTAAAAAAGCATTCCGAAAGCTTGCTTTACTATACCATCCTGACCGCAACCCTGGAAATAAAGAAGCAGAAGAAAAGTTTCGAGAAGCCACATCAGCCTATGAAATTTTAAGCGATGAAGATAAGCGTGCGGCTTATGATCGCTACGGCATGAGAGCTTTTGAGCAAGGAGGACATAGCTCTCAGACCTATGAATTTAGTGGCACTGATTTTTCCTCCATTTTTGAAGAAATGTTCCGCGATATGACAGGCGGAAGCTCCCAAAGACCTCAGCCTCAAAATTCACGTGGATCCGATATTAAATATGATCTTGAAATCCCTCTTGAACACATCTTTAAAGAATCACGTCCTGAAATTTCACTTCGCACACTGGTGACGTGTGACACTTGTGATGGAACAGGGCAGACGGATAAGAGCGTTGCGGAAACTTGCCATCATTGCTATGGATCTGGACGTCAAAGGGTTCAGCAAGGTTTTTTTATGATGGAGAGAACATGCACATCTTGCCAAGGAACAGGAGCGCTTATTCAAAATCCTTGTACAACGTGTAAAGGACAAGGACGCCTAACAAAAACAAAAAAAATCTCGATTAATATCCCAGCAGGCATTGAAGAAGGAACACGCCTCAGAATCCGAGGAGAAGGTGAAGCAGGACTCCGTAGAGGAACTGCTGGGGATCTTTATGTTTTTGTTTCAATTCTCCCCCACCCCTTTTTCGAACGTGAAGGCGCTGATTTGTTTTGTTCAGTTCCACTTCCCATGACAAAGGCAGCCTTAGGGGACAAAATTGATGTCCCCACCATTGAAGGTGGAAAAGCCACAATTACCGTTCCTGAAGGCACACAGTCAGGACAACATTTACGCCTTAAAGGAAAAGGCATGCCTATTTTACAAAGGTCCTCTCGCGGAGATTTAATTGTAGAGGTTATTGTCGAAACTCCTCAAAATCTCACAAAAAAGCAAAAAGACATTCTGCGCGAATTTGATGCACAAAGTAAAACAAAGAAAGTGAGTCCTCAATCACAAAGCTTTCTTGAAAAAATGAAACGTCTATGGGCATAA